The Parus major isolate Abel chromosome 5, Parus_major1.1, whole genome shotgun sequence genome contains a region encoding:
- the LOC107205658 gene encoding mucin-5B-like, with product MPVLPQKDPCCPEFECQPVPDVCVINGTLYTVGKSVVIDSCKKCTCSSEKDPETNANIVHCETIQCETSCPLGYQYMTEEGQCCGKCIEVACKVKLSNNTVHVLNVNEILPLDQCSHYKCEKIEDQFVAVQSKKVCPEYDPEECDPDEAEITSDGCCKICKPKNCKPYTKETVIRHADCESSEPVELSYCEGTCPGSSMYSLEANQMEHKCGCCQELRTQTRQVTLTCQNGTSINYSYLYVENCQCVNSCSSQTTAEQDSQFQKSAKYSSQLQQAVSLGSQWQLS from the exons ATGCCTGTACTACCACAAAAAGACCCATGTTGTCCTGAATTTGAATGCC aaCCAGTACCTGATGTCTGTGTGATTAATGGAACACTGTACACG GTTGGAAAGTCAGTAGTAATCGATTCATGTAAGAAGTGTACTTGCAGTTCTGAGAAAGATCCAGAGACTAATGCAAACATTGTGCATTGTGAAACAATTCAGTGTGAGACATCTTGCCCATTG GGTTACCAATACATGACTGAGGAAGGACAGTGCTGTGGGAAGTGTATTGAAGTAGCTTGCAAAGTCAAACTCAGTAACAACACTGTTCATGTGCTCAAT GTTAATGAGATCCTGCCACTCGATCAATGCAGCCAttacaaatgtgaaaaaattgaAGATCAGTTTGTTGCAGTCCAAAGTAAAAAAGTATGCCCTGAGTACGACCCCGAAGAGTGTGATCCT GACGAAGCAGAGATTACATCTGATGGCTGCTGCAAAATATGTAAAC CTAAAAACTGCAAGCCTTACACCAAGGAAACTGTGATTCGCCATGCTGACTGCGAGTCTTCTGAACCTGTTGAGCTGTCATATTGTGAAGGAACTTGTCCTGGCTCCTCAAT GTACTCTCTTGAAGCAAACCAGATGGAACATAAGTGTGGTTGCTGCCAGGAACTCCGTACCCAAACAAGACAAGTGACCCTGACTTGCCAAAATGGAACCAGCATAAATTATAGCTATCTCTACGTGGAAAACTGCCAGTGTGTGAATAGTTGCTCTTCACAAACTACTGCAGAACAGGACTCCCAATTccaaaaatctgcaaaatacAGCTCCCAGTTGCAACAGGCTGTATCACTTGGTTCCCAATGGCAACTCAGCTGA